One region of Oceanipulchritudo coccoides genomic DNA includes:
- a CDS encoding SHOCT domain-containing protein produces MKNIKSIILLSVIIICGFLGGCNTSEVISVGEDTYMVTSSGAGFSTASVRENVFQKASEYCESKGLVMMPVSFNAEPGRMGRNAPSADLVFRALKPGDPELGRPNLRESDEKLDISHDINIKTDQPAVKKADLYEELIRLNELKEKGILTEEEFQIQKEKLLSN; encoded by the coding sequence ATGAAAAATATTAAATCAATAATTCTGTTATCGGTGATTATCATCTGTGGGTTTCTCGGGGGTTGTAATACTTCTGAGGTTATTTCGGTTGGCGAAGACACATATATGGTAACCTCAAGTGGAGCTGGCTTCAGCACGGCATCTGTAAGAGAGAATGTCTTCCAGAAAGCCAGTGAGTATTGTGAATCTAAAGGGTTGGTCATGATGCCGGTTTCATTCAATGCAGAACCTGGCCGTATGGGCAGAAACGCTCCATCAGCTGATTTGGTGTTTCGGGCATTAAAACCAGGTGATCCGGAATTGGGCCGTCCGAATCTGCGAGAGTCTGACGAGAAGTTAGACATCAGCCACGATATAAATATCAAGACCGATCAACCCGCTGTTAAGAAAGCCGACCTTTACGAAGAACTAATCAGGCTCAACGAACTTAAAGAGAAGGGCATCTTAACCGAAGAAGAATTCCAGATACAGAAGGAAAAGTTGCTCAGTAATTGA